In the genome of Streptomyces sp. NBC_00190, one region contains:
- a CDS encoding MaoC family dehydratase, whose amino-acid sequence MQFGRTYEEFEVGAVYKHWPGKTVTEYDDHLFCLLTMNHHPLHMDSNYAENTTDFGRNVVVGNYIYSLLLGMSVPDVSGKAIANLEIESLRHVAPTFHGDTIYGETTVLDKTPSKSKNDRGIVYVETKGYKQDGTLVCVFRRKVMVPTETYIKERGGEQPGRPQLKEQGK is encoded by the coding sequence ATGCAGTTCGGACGCACTTACGAAGAGTTCGAGGTCGGTGCGGTCTACAAGCACTGGCCCGGAAAGACGGTCACCGAGTACGACGACCACCTCTTCTGCCTGCTGACCATGAATCACCACCCGCTCCACATGGACAGCAATTACGCCGAGAACACGACCGACTTCGGCAGGAACGTGGTCGTGGGCAACTACATCTACTCGCTGCTGCTGGGCATGTCCGTCCCGGACGTCTCCGGGAAGGCCATCGCCAACCTGGAGATCGAGTCCCTGCGGCACGTGGCGCCGACCTTCCACGGCGACACCATCTACGGCGAGACCACGGTCCTCGACAAGACCCCGTCGAAGTCGAAGAACGACCGCGGCATCGTCTACGTCGAGACCAAGGGCTACAAGCAGGACGGCACCCTCGTCTGCGTCTTCCGGCGCAAGGTGATGGTCCCGACCGAGACGTACATCAAGGAGCGCGGCGGCGAGCAGCCCGGCCGCCCGCAGCTGAAGGAACAGGGGAAGTAG